The proteins below are encoded in one region of Terriglobales bacterium:
- a CDS encoding antibiotic biosynthesis monooxygenase — translation MIARIWHGYTSPQNADAYEQLLKTTILPGIHRVAGYRGAYLMRRDAGAEAEFITVTLWESMEAIQAFAGGERDAAVIPEPARKLLSRYDSRSVHYDATWCP, via the coding sequence ATGATAGCCCGCATCTGGCACGGTTACACTTCACCCCAGAACGCCGACGCCTACGAACAATTGCTCAAGACGACCATCCTGCCAGGGATCCACCGGGTCGCTGGTTATCGGGGCGCGTACCTCATGCGGCGCGACGCCGGCGCCGAAGCTGAGTTCATCACCGTGACGCTGTGGGAATCCATGGAAGCGATTCAGGCGTTTGCCGGGGGAGAACGCGATGCAGCGGTCATCCCGGAGCCGGCGAGAAAGCTGCTGTCGCGCTACGACAGCCGGTCCGTGCACTACGACGCCACCTGGTGCCCGTAA